The genomic window TGGCGAGGATAAACCCGACAAAGATCTTTTCCGCCCTGGGATACGGCGGGTTTATCATCATCGTGGCCGCGGCCGTAACCTACGGCATGATACCTGCTGCACAAAGCTACGTCTGGATCGGCTGGCTTGTCGGTCTTTTGTGTCTTGCTGCTTATGCGGCGGGAAATTTCAAAACAATCAGGGACTATTTCAGGATGCGATCAACCCGACACGGGGCCAATGCCTTTATCCTGGTCTTGCTCGTTTTAGGCATCCTGATCTTTGTGGAGGCGATTTCCGCCAGACACAGTGCGCGATTCGACATCACAGCCACCAAAAGGTTCACTCTTTCCGAACAGACGACAAAGATATTGAAAAACCTGGAAAAGCCGGTCCATGCCACGGCCTTTTACCAGGAGGGAGCGCCGGAGGCCCAAAGGACAAAAGACCTCCTGGACCAGTATGCCTACGGCTCCCCAGAGTTCTCCTTTGAGTTTGTCGACCCGGATCGTTTTCCGGGAAAGGCGAGACGATACAAGATCACGACCTACGGCACCGTGGTGGTGGAGACAGGGGCTCGTGAGGAAAAGATCACACTGGCTGACGAACAAAAACTCACCAATGCCCTGTTGCGTGTTATCCGCGATGAGGAAAAGGTCGTGTACTTTGTGACCGGACATGACGAAAAATCCATCGACAATCTCGGCAAGGACGGCTACAGCATTGCAAAGGAAGCCATAAAGAACCAGAATTACGCAGTCCGAGACATCCTTCTGATGCGGGCCCGTGAGGCGCCGGCAGACGCTTCCGTGCTCATCATTGCAGGGCCCCAAAAAGCCCTTTTCCCTGAAGAGATCTCAACCCTTGAGCAGTTTGTTGACCAGGGGGGGCATCTGTTGATCCTCATTGATCCTGAGACCGATACGGGCCTTGAATCATTTCTGAAATCCTACGGCATAGAGGTGGGACAAGACATCATTGTGGACAAACTGAGCAGGATCTTCGGGGCGGACTACCTGACCCCTGTTGTCTCCCAGTACGCTGGTTACCACGCCATCACAGAGGATTTTGAGTCTGCGTCTTTCTTTCCTATTGCAGTCTCTGTCAGCGTGGCAAAGGATGTGCCCTCGTATGTGCAAAACACGGAACTTGCCAAGACCGGGCCAAGCAGTTGGGCTGAGACCGACCTTGCAATGCTAAGAGAGGGCATGGCAACTTTTGACAAGGATAAGGATACGATGGGACCCATCCCGGTGGCTGTTGTCTCGACAATCAAGGAAAAAATCGAGGAAGCGGAAAAAGACCAGACAAAGAAAGCAGATGGAGACAAACCAGAAGAATCTAAAGAATCTGATGACAGAGAGGCTGGTCCGCGACCGGCCAGAATCGTTGTTTTTGGAGATTCCGACTTTGCGGGCAACGCATATCTGAATCTTTCCGGGAATCGGGATTTTTTTATGAACGCCCTTAGCTGGTTGGCCGAAGAAGAGGACCTCATTGCCATTCGTCCCAGGGAAGAGGTGAACCAGCCTGTAGTCCTTTCCCACACGCAAGGGCGTATCCTGTTCTGGACATCCGTCGTCTTGCTGCCTGGTGCGATCCCGCTCTTTGGTATTATCGTCTTGCGCAGGAGAAGGTCTGCATGAACTCGGGGATAAAGGCGCTTATTGCAACCGTGGAGCCCGAACTTTTTGAGAAGGTACGAAGATCGTCCGGATGAATCCGAGAAAGATAGCTATCCTTTCAGTTATTCTGCTCCTGCTGGGCGGATTTTACTATTTTTTCGAAGTCCGTCGGTCGGAAAGCCAGAAGGCAAAGGCCGAGATATCCAAAAAGGTGCTTAATATCGATGCTGAGCAGATTGAGCGGATAGGGCTTAAGAATTCCAAGGGTGCCCTGGCCCTTGAAAAAAGAGAGGAAGCGTGGTTTTTGGTCCAACCGATCACAACCCCGGCTGACACCTGGGCGGTTCAGGGAATCGTCGACACATGCGCAGGCGGAAGTTGGGAACGGGAAGTCACCCCTCTTCCCGAGGACGTGGCTGATTTTGGAATTGCCGAGCCTGAGATCGAGGTAACGCTGTCTGTCAAAGGGATTTCAGAACCGAAAAGGGTCCTTGTAGGAGCAGAAAACCCCGCGGGAAACATGCGCTATGTCAGGGTGAACCAGGAGGAGAGGCTACTGCTGGTCCGCGCCCATTTCATTGATGTTTTGGACAAGAACGCTGACGATCTCAGAGACAAGCGGATCATCCGATTCAAAGAAGACGCTGTTGCCAAGGCCGTGTGGCGTATTGACAACAAGAGCTTTGAGGCTGAGAGGAAGGAAAACAAATGGGCCTTGATGGAACCAGCCGCAGCCAAGATTGACCAAAGTCGAATCAACAGTTTGATCTGGCGCCTGCAAGGCCTGAAATTTAAGAAGATATTTGAAAAGCCGGACCATCCCTTTTCCTACTACGGCCTGGAAAAACCCTCTGGCGCCGCAAGGCTTATGGATCAAGAAGGAAAGTCTATTGCGAGCCTGATCTTTGGCGCGAGCAAAGGGCCCACGGCATCCTATTTTGCCAAGGCAGAAGGGAGCGATACGGTCTATGAGCTTCCCTGTGATTTTGTAAATGACCTGCCAAGGCCGGAAGAAACGGAATAGAAAAAGACCATGACGACAAAACGAGACTACTATGAGATCCTCGGTGTTGGCCGCAATGCCGATGATAATGAGATCAAGGCAAGCTATAGAAGACTGGCCCTAAAATACCACCCGGACCGCAATCCCGATAACAAGGAGGCCGAAGAAAAATTCAAGGAAGCTGCCGAGGCCTATGAGGTGCTCAGAGATTCCGAAAAAAGAAGTATCTACGACCAGTACGGCCATGAAGGTCTTCAGGGCACCGGGTTCTCTGGATTCCGAGGATTTGAGGACATATTCTCGAGCTTTGGCGACATATTTGATGATTTTTTCGGCTTCGGAGGAAGAAGGCGTTCCAAGACCGCCGCACGGCGGGGTGCGGACCTGCGCTACGATCTGAGCATCAGCTTTATGGACGCCGCCTTTGGGGTTGAAACCGAAATCGAGATTGAAAAACTGGAGACTTGTCCAACCTGTGAGGCGACGGGGTGCGAACCGGGGACATCTCCGGAGGATTGCCGGTATTGTGGCGGAAGCGGCCAGATAAGTCGGACTCAGGGTTTTTTTAGCATCAGGACCACCTGTCCACAATGCCGCGGCCAAGGCAGGACTATCCCTCATCCCTGTCAGGAATGCCGTGGGACGGGACAGGTCGAACGCAAGAAAAAGGTGTCCGTCAAGCTGCCCGCAGGAGTCGACACTGGTTCAAGGCTACGACTCACAGGAGAAGGCGAAAGCGGCGCTCTGGGCGGCCCCCCCGGTGATCTCTACATCTATGTCCACGTCGAGCCCCATGAATTTTTCAAGCGCAGCAACAATGACATAATCTGCCAGATTCCTATCTCCTTTATCCAGGCGGCGCTTGGAGACAAGATCGATGTCCCTACCCTGAACGGGAACAAGAAACTCAATATTCCAAAGGGGACCCAGCCGGGAGACGTGTTTCGATTCAGGGGCGAGGGGATTCCTTCGTTGAGAGGATACGGCAGGGGAGACCAGATCATTCAGGCTATGATCAAGACTCCAACCGGCCTGAGCAAGAAACAGGAAAAGCTCCTTCAGGAGTTTGCCAAACTGGAATCTGCCAAGCTGTCGAACAGGATCAAAAAGGTCTTCGGCCAGTAAGCCCCGGCATGTCTATTATAAGGGGGCAGATAGATAGGAAAAAAAGATATAGCGGGATTCTGGTAGCTATATAGGCGACTAATGCTCTGCCTGTGACGGATGATTTTATAGAGATGATGAAGGGTTACAGATGTTGTGGCGCGCGGGTGGAGCGACGGATTTTGTCACTTTTTTCCGAAACTAAGTGCAATTTTAGAAATAGGGTATTTGGAGCAAATTTGCAGTTAGATATAATCTGTGCGGCTTATGTCATGTTGTGATATTCGGGCAACATCTGGATTCCAGCCCGCTAGTAGATGTCTTCCCCATATGAAATACAGTCGGGTACGTGATGACCCACCAAAATCAAGCTTTTCATGGGGAGGAAAATCTGCTTGATATCCTAATGAGAGTCCTAATGCCGATATTAGGGGCTACCGGCCACAGGAAGGATGATATTTATATTTTTCCCGAATGCGTTTGGCTACGTATCTTTAGCAGAGACCAAAAGTATTGGCATCTTTCACATAGCCATTCTGTTCTGATGGATATCGAAACAGGATGGAGGCGTTTGACGACGCCGGAACCGGAAGGTTATATGTTCTGCCGGTATTTCCGTTGACCCAATGAAAATCAAGTGGATTCCCGCCTTTTTGCCTAGCCTGTCGTGTAGTCACCATTATTCAGCAAACACTTTCTTGACGAGCTCAGAAACCCTGGCTGCCGGATTTGTTCTAATTTTCTTCTCCTCCTGTCCTAACATGTAGAAAAGGCCGTCCAGCGATTTATCTGTTACATAGTGGTCAAGGTCCAGCGATTGTGCTCGCATAAAAGGTAAAGATGTGTATTTATCCATCATCTCTTTAAACGAACGCGTTACACCGACTTCATTCATGCTCGATAAAATAATGGGCTTGAAGGTCTCATATATCTTATCAGATGTCTTTGTCCTAAAATAATCAGTTGCGGCAGTATCGCCGCCCTTAAGAATACCTCTGGCATCTTCCAGTGTCATTTCCTTTATTGCAGAACCAAAGATGGATGCTGCCTCAGGACCGGCCCTTTCCGCTGCACGGTTCATGCTTAGGATAAAATCGTCAACCTGTTGTTGGTATCCGACTTTCCCAAGGACGTCTGCGACTTTCCGTATTTTTTCTGGCATGAGTATCTTAATAATCTCATTACCAAAATAGCCGTCAAATTGAGAGACTGATTTTACAGCGTTTTTTGTCCCGATGGAGAGCGCTTCCTTAAGACCAGATATAATCGTATTCTCATCCAGAGTTTCCTTAGTGGAAAGGCCGATACGGTCTTTAATCGTATCCAAAAAGCCTGCGTAGCTACCTGTGGTGGAAAACACAAGGCAAAGAATTATCACGAAAGACAATTTTCTCATTCTGTCACCCTCCTGTTAAGTGATGAAGAAACCAACAGCAGCAACCCCATTTATGTTATTCACTTATGAATGCCAATCTTTTCGGAAAGCCCTAGATTATTGTTTCCGGTGCCCTCTTCAAAGAAGGATTTATTTACCAAAGGGCAGCCCTTTGAACAGATCTTCAGCTTGTTTTCCAAGATCTTCCTTGACCTTCTCCTTTGGAGGAATCATCTTTTCAATGTCCTTTTTGTCGGGCACTGATTGGCCGATCAGACTTTTGAAGTCAGGTTGAAATTTGGGTTGGGTAAAAGAGCCGGTGATGTTGACCGGCACCATAACACCGGATCGTTGCTTGGTATCTCCCTGTCCAACCAGGGTGCCAACAAATTTCGGAACAACCTTCATGTTAAGGGTTTCCTTGGCTAAATCCGCCGTGCCGGTAGCCACCAATCGGAGCAGAGGAGAATTCAGCATACTCCCATCGGTTTTAAAGAGACCGTCTGTTATCGAAAACGGTATGAACAGCTCGGAAAAATCGGTTCGTGGCTTTTCACTGGGTTTGTCTGCCAAACCCAATTTTGCTTCAATGTTGCGTACCAGATTAGCCAAATCAATTCCAACAATAGCGCCGTCCTTGAAAGTTAAATTCCCTTTGCCGTTTAGCGTCCTGCGAATCACTTCCGGTTGATCGCCTTGCAGACGGATGTCGACATCGGCGTTGAGCGCCCCCTCGATTATTTCTTTCTGCAAAAGATCTTTGACCAACGGCCCCACTTGGGTTCCGTTCAATTCCAATTTCATTGCTGTTTGGGGAGTATTTTCTCTAACATCCAGCGTGCCATTAACATCCATACGGCCCTTGTACAAATCCAAAACGCAAGGCTCGAGACGGATGACACCGTTGCTAGCCGTTGTTTTCAATATGATGTTTTGCATACGTACGTCTTTAACTTTTAATTCACCGACCTCAATTTTTCCATCTAGTACCAGTTTACGTAAAGATGTATAGTCTGTTTTCTTCGAGGGCCCTCCGGAGCTTTTTCCTTTTTCAACGGGAGGTCTTTCATCTTTCACAGGGGCAGGTAGATATCGATCTAAGTCGATGCGATCCAGGTTTAAATCAAACTTAAGATCGGGTTTTTCAAAGTCTTTGGCACGAGCATGAAAGGCTATTTGACTGTCGTCCAGAGTCAATTTCCCATCCGAAACAGCAATGTCTTTCGGATTTCCCGATAATTTCAACGCCAAGGCAACCGTGTTAAACACTTTGGAATCTTTTGGCTCAAATGGCAGGGGCTTTTGGATTTTCTCCAATAATTGTCTGGGGGAAAACGATTCAATATTCATTGCCAGATTCATCTGGGGTGAACTGGCGGGATTTTCAATACGTCCTTTCACCTGTATGGTTATTGTTTCCATGAGTTTTATCACCAAATCCAGCGGTAAAGGGCCTTTTCCGATATCCCCCCCACTGGCCCGACCGAACCCCTGAGTGCCAAAGTATGTTCATCTGAAATAGCCCTCAAATCCACCTTAATCGGTTTATCCAAAGAAACATCGGCAAGGGTTAAATTAATATCTTTGACCTCCTTGCGTATATCTGTAGTGTGATCAACCCACAAAATTTTGCCGGCAGCAATGCTAAATTCTCCAACGGCTAATGTTTCGATGGGTAGCCCTTCAGAGGTTTTGGATTTTTCTTCTGGTGGTTGTTTTGGTTTGGTCGTCTTTTCTGTTTTGGTTTGACCCAACCCTTCCCAGTTTCCGCGACCGTCCTTTTGCCGTTCAAGTACTACTTGGGGACCTTTAATCACAAAACGCTTGATCTCAACGTTGCGTGATAGCAACGGTAACAGCTTAACCCGAACTTCAAATTCTTCCACAGAGACGAAATCTTTTTCTTTGAATTCTGGGGGATTCCCCAAGTGAAGGTCTGCCAGTGCCACTCCAACCCATGGGAACAAAGAAGGCTTTAGCTTGCCACCCAGCTTGAACGGACGGCCCGTGGCTTTTGTGACCTGAGCTTCAATTTGAGGTTTGTATTTTTCTACGTCAATCGTTAGCGGCACGATTATAATTGCCAAAAAGAGCAATAGTACAAGCCCGAGCCCAATAATCATTATCCATTTGATCGTTTTACTCATGGTATTTTCCCCTTTTCAAATTCTACCGATAAAGATCAGTCACCCCCTTTCGTGTTGATTGTTTGCCCACCGAGTGACCTTGTCGCACCAGAGAAAGCTTCTAGGTTACCGTGATCTCCAATTGGGTCCAACGACCACGTCACAGTGGCCATCGCATATGTTCTTTCAAACACCGTTATACCCCTGCGCTGACTTATTTTCTCGACTCGTCGCCTATAAATTGACCATCCGCTATACACCGGCTTCGAATTCGGTTTTCGGCATGGACTCGGGCACACACCTTTTCCACAAGAAAAAACCCCCGCAGGGCTGTGAGCTACCCCACGAGGGATCTCAAAACAACTGTCGACTTTATTTGAAAGGCTACACCTATTGGGCAATTTTGACACCCAAACTCTCCAGGGTTCTGTAAGTTAGGGCGCCGACCGCCAAACCCTTTCCCTTCTGATAGGCTTTTGTCGCGGCGAGAGTCCGCTGTCCGATGATGCCATCAATGGGACCGGGATCATGGCCTGCCTTCAGCAGAGCAGTCTGAATCTGGGAAATCACGGTAGGGGACATGTTTGTTTCGCAAAGAACCCTTCTCCACTCCAACCTTCCTTCAGAGACCTGCTCCGTCCTTGTAATCGTTTGATATTCTGCCGGAATGGAGATTCGGCGTTCCTCGGGAGGAGAAACGAGTTTTCTGATTTTAACTGTCGAGTACTTGGCCGGAATCTCCACAACACGGGTTGTTGCCGGTTTCACCACGACCTTCCTCTTGATCGTCTTGTACTCGGCTGGGATCTCCACGACACGGGTTGATGGAGGCTTTGTCATGACCTTCTTTTTCACCGTTCTGTAGCTGGCTGGGATCTCCACAAGACACATGATTTCGCCGGTGGTGTTGTCAACCTTTTCAATCAGGCCGCGCCCCTTTTTCCAGCCGGTCTCGGCCGGTCGGACCAGGACCCTGTCCTCAACCCATTCGAACGCAGCCGGGACTTCTTCCATTCGGGTAGACGCCTCTTTCATAAGGACCTTTTCTTCGACAAAGCCGTACTCTGCCGGAATCACCTCCAGCCGTTCAGACGCGGCCTGGATCTGGACCTTTTCCTCTACCCACTCATGTTTCGCCGGGATGACCTCAACTCGTTCCGAGGCCCCTTGTTTCAAAACCTGTTCAGTGAAGGTTTTGTATGTTGGCGGGACAAAAACTCTGGCGTAGCAATCCCCCGGTTTTGCCAGGGGCGGCAACAACGGCGCTTCTGAAGGCAAGGCCTTGGCGGACCGACTTTTTTCCGCCGCTTCCTTGGCCTCTAAAGCCGCCCTAGCCTTGGCCTCCGCTTGGAGGGCAGCCATGGACTGCCCTTTGAGTTCCATATCGCGTTGTTCGAGCGTCCTCTGAATCTCTTCGTTACCGGCCCTGAGTGTCTTTAATTCTTGGTCCTTTTTCGTCAATTGCTGTTTGAGATTGCTAATTTCCGCGTTTTGCATGTGGGAACAACCAGCCAAGGCAAAACAACCTGCTAAAAACCCAACCACAAGAGCTCTCTTGATCGTTGTGCGCATTTCACATACCTCCTTTATTTGTCAAGTAGCTACATTCGTTGAATATATTGTGCAAGGGCCAACTTTTCAAACAGGCCTTCCCAAGAAAAATGGCCCATCTTTCACGAACTCGGACATGCGCTCTTGTCAAAACTGAATCGGCAGGCAGAAAGCTCAAATCGTGCTTTCTGTTTATAGGAATCCTGAAGCAAGTAAATAGGGTCAAGGCTGTATTTTGCACAAAAAAAGATAGTATTTAGAGGCCGCTTCAGCCTGTAGGTTTGGGACGATACCGAGCATCACCCATGTTGTTGAACGGGCGCCAGGAAAACCAGGCGCCCTGGTCATTTTCGGAGGCGGGTCTGCGGTGAATCAACGATGGTATCGTTCCATGATCAAGGGGTCTGCTGGTTCTGCGGAGGCACTCCCAGGTCTCGACGTCCCCTCCCGAAGTCTCCACCGTTTTGGGTCTTGTCGGCTTGGTAAGCTCAGGGAGGCAAAAGTGTGTTGCAGATGTTTGCAGGCGTTAGATACTGTCTTTCCTCTCGAAGGCCCAATCGGTTGCCCTGTGCCGAAATCGACGTCTTCGCTAAATGTCTAGTTCCGTTCATGAGCACCTGAGCAAAAAACGATGCCGCCATGAGGGGCAGTGGCAAACGGAGGTGCGGAAACCCGGAACTTCCTGCAAGACAAAGGCGAGCGTGACTGGGGCATCGGCGGCGTCGATCGAAAACGTTGGAGAATCCACACTGGCGGCCCTTTGCTGGGGAGAGACACCGCCCCACCATGGCATCAGACAAAAAAGGCCCCGAATTTGGGGCCACGGATTGCATTGGTCAAAGGGATGAAAGACCCACGGTCCTTCTGAGGGAAAACCCCCTTCCTCAACTATCTCGCGATGACAATCAAGACGGAGGCCTGTAACCGATCAGCAAGGGTTTCCAAGGTATCCGAATGGCTGGGTAGCGTATCGATGACCGGGCTTCGGTTCGGTAGCATAGTCAATAGGTTTTGAACGCAGTCAATTTTCAACGCACAACTCACGTTATCCAAGATCTGAAGGTTGCCTTGGGCCTCGTCCCTAAGGGCCAACATGGATTTGACCACACCAACCACTTCACCTTTCATGTTGAACAAGGGCCCACCGCTGTTGCCGGGTTGTATGGGTACGGTGGTCTGATAACTTTGCGGATCGTCGCGCAGTCCATTCACCCCACTGACAACGCCATTGGAAAGTTTTGGGGTCTTTCCCATAACATCGACCCTGGGGAACCCTATGGTAAACACACTAGCCCCCAATCTCGATTGAGAGTTGGCCAGGGGTAAAGCGCTGGGCAGCTTGTGGGAATCGTTGACCTCCAATAAGGCGATATCGTTGACCTCGTCACGCATGACTGCCCATGCGGGTATTTCCTGGCCTAACACCGTCATCAGGACGATGTTTTTGCTGTCGGAAATAACGTGATTGTTCGTGACCACGTACCCGGACGCCACCGGCCAGGCACTACCGATCGAGGCGCTCTCGAATACCTCCGTCGAGGATTTCGTCATTGCCGCCGCAGAAGTGAGCGGGCTGCTGGGTATCTCTCCGCCCTCCATGGGTGTGAAGGCTGAGGCTTCGCCGGAAATGCATACCGCCAGGCTACAGCTCATTACCAGTGCACAAAGGTTCGCCCAAACGGGACGTTTCATGGTTCTTGCTTCTCCTTGTGGTCCAATTTCCGGGCAGCTTCCTCATTCGGCTCATGGTTCGGTCCACTGCCCGGTCTACCGTTGGCTGAAAAAACACCACCGCACCAGAAAACCAAGGCAGCAATAACCATGCCTAAATGTGTAAGCCGGGGGATCCCTGCATAGCCGACCCGTCGGACGGTCTTCTTATAAAGGGGCCCCTAGTGTAGTGTCTCAAGGATGGGTTTACAATTACTGTCATGCCGGACTTGATCCGGCATCCAGTTCTTTTTCTGGATTCGCCGGTCAAGCCGGGGAATGACGACTTTTGGCTTTTTTTCGCCAGGATCATATTGTTGTCAAGAAGTTACAGACACAGCAGGTTTTCAAACCGGACACTCTGGTGCGCTGGCACCGCAAGGGCTTTCGGCGGTATTGGACCTGGAAGTGCCGTTATCGCAAGCGCGGGCGCCCACCCATCGATGCCAAGGCACGCGAACTTATCCAAACGATATCCCGAGATAAACGTTGGCTGGGGCGCACCACGGATTCACGGCGAGTTGCCGATGCTCGTAGGTGTGAGGATTATCGATTTGAAAAGGAACAGGCAACAGACATTAGCGTGCTGCCAGTTTCGATCTCTTGCCAAACCGGACAAGCATCAACACAATGTATTCATTGAATAATTCTAAATGATATCGTAAAATCGCGACCGATAAGACCCCTAACCCATCAAATCCAATTTGAGGGGGTACAATATGAAAATTACCGATGCGATCAAGTATTGTCTGGAATATCACAAAACAAACTCGAAAGAAACGACTGTCCGATCCTGGAAGTTTGTCCTCTCTAGATTTGAGCGTTACCATGGCAACAGGGAAATCAATTCCATAACCTCTGATGACATCCTGACATTTCTCCGGGATTTTACCGAAGGAATGAAACGGACCACCAAACGGTCCCGCTATGCGACGTTATCCGCCTTTTTCAATCTCGTTAAAAACGCAATCGATCCCAAACTTCAAAACGCTTGTAGCACCCCAATGCTGAGAAAACTCTACCGGCCAGCCAAGATCACTCACTGGAGGATTATCGAAAAAGAGGTCGTTAATGAAATCATTTTCAGAACGGTGGATTCGCGAGATCGCCTGCTTATGGAACTCATGGCCAGGGGCGGAATGAGGGTCAGTGAGGTTCTTAAACTTGTAGCCAGGGACGTACATGGCCAAAAACTCATTCTGAGAGAGCCTAAAAGCGGTGAACAGACTGAAGTCGTCTTTATCCCTCAAAAAATCGCTGAC from Deltaproteobacteria bacterium includes these protein-coding regions:
- a CDS encoding GldG family protein produces the protein MARINPTKIFSALGYGGFIIIVAAAVTYGMIPAAQSYVWIGWLVGLLCLAAYAAGNFKTIRDYFRMRSTRHGANAFILVLLVLGILIFVEAISARHSARFDITATKRFTLSEQTTKILKNLEKPVHATAFYQEGAPEAQRTKDLLDQYAYGSPEFSFEFVDPDRFPGKARRYKITTYGTVVVETGAREEKITLADEQKLTNALLRVIRDEEKVVYFVTGHDEKSIDNLGKDGYSIAKEAIKNQNYAVRDILLMRAREAPADASVLIIAGPQKALFPEEISTLEQFVDQGGHLLILIDPETDTGLESFLKSYGIEVGQDIIVDKLSRIFGADYLTPVVSQYAGYHAITEDFESASFFPIAVSVSVAKDVPSYVQNTELAKTGPSSWAETDLAMLREGMATFDKDKDTMGPIPVAVVSTIKEKIEEAEKDQTKKADGDKPEESKESDDREAGPRPARIVVFGDSDFAGNAYLNLSGNRDFFMNALSWLAEEEDLIAIRPREEVNQPVVLSHTQGRILFWTSVVLLPGAIPLFGIIVLRRRRSA
- a CDS encoding DUF4340 domain-containing protein, producing the protein MNPRKIAILSVILLLLGGFYYFFEVRRSESQKAKAEISKKVLNIDAEQIERIGLKNSKGALALEKREEAWFLVQPITTPADTWAVQGIVDTCAGGSWEREVTPLPEDVADFGIAEPEIEVTLSVKGISEPKRVLVGAENPAGNMRYVRVNQEERLLLVRAHFIDVLDKNADDLRDKRIIRFKEDAVAKAVWRIDNKSFEAERKENKWALMEPAAAKIDQSRINSLIWRLQGLKFKKIFEKPDHPFSYYGLEKPSGAARLMDQEGKSIASLIFGASKGPTASYFAKAEGSDTVYELPCDFVNDLPRPEETE
- the dnaJ gene encoding molecular chaperone DnaJ, with the protein product MTTKRDYYEILGVGRNADDNEIKASYRRLALKYHPDRNPDNKEAEEKFKEAAEAYEVLRDSEKRSIYDQYGHEGLQGTGFSGFRGFEDIFSSFGDIFDDFFGFGGRRRSKTAARRGADLRYDLSISFMDAAFGVETEIEIEKLETCPTCEATGCEPGTSPEDCRYCGGSGQISRTQGFFSIRTTCPQCRGQGRTIPHPCQECRGTGQVERKKKVSVKLPAGVDTGSRLRLTGEGESGALGGPPGDLYIYVHVEPHEFFKRSNNDIICQIPISFIQAALGDKIDVPTLNGNKKLNIPKGTQPGDVFRFRGEGIPSLRGYGRGDQIIQAMIKTPTGLSKKQEKLLQEFAKLESAKLSNRIKKVFGQ
- a CDS encoding DUF4197 domain-containing protein produces the protein MRKLSFVIILCLVFSTTGSYAGFLDTIKDRIGLSTKETLDENTIISGLKEALSIGTKNAVKSVSQFDGYFGNEIIKILMPEKIRKVADVLGKVGYQQQVDDFILSMNRAAERAGPEAASIFGSAIKEMTLEDARGILKGGDTAATDYFRTKTSDKIYETFKPIILSSMNEVGVTRSFKEMMDKYTSLPFMRAQSLDLDHYVTDKSLDGLFYMLGQEEKKIRTNPAARVSELVKKVFAE
- a CDS encoding AsmA family protein; protein product: METITIQVKGRIENPASSPQMNLAMNIESFSPRQLLEKIQKPLPFEPKDSKVFNTVALALKLSGNPKDIAVSDGKLTLDDSQIAFHARAKDFEKPDLKFDLNLDRIDLDRYLPAPVKDERPPVEKGKSSGGPSKKTDYTSLRKLVLDGKIEVGELKVKDVRMQNIILKTTASNGVIRLEPCVLDLYKGRMDVNGTLDVRENTPQTAMKLELNGTQVGPLVKDLLQKEIIEGALNADVDIRLQGDQPEVIRRTLNGKGNLTFKDGAIVGIDLANLVRNIEAKLGLADKPSEKPRTDFSELFIPFSITDGLFKTDGSMLNSPLLRLVATGTADLAKETLNMKVVPKFVGTLVGQGDTKQRSGVMVPVNITGSFTQPKFQPDFKSLIGQSVPDKKDIEKMIPPKEKVKEDLGKQAEDLFKGLPFGK
- a CDS encoding AsmA family protein translates to MSKTIKWIMIIGLGLVLLLFLAIIIVPLTIDVEKYKPQIEAQVTKATGRPFKLGGKLKPSLFPWVGVALADLHLGNPPEFKEKDFVSVEEFEVRVKLLPLLSRNVEIKRFVIKGPQVVLERQKDGRGNWEGLGQTKTEKTTKPKQPPEEKSKTSEGLPIETLAVGEFSIAAGKILWVDHTTDIRKEVKDINLTLADVSLDKPIKVDLRAISDEHTLALRGSVGPVGGISEKALYRWIW
- a CDS encoding peptidoglycan-binding protein is translated as MRTTIKRALVVGFLAGCFALAGCSHMQNAEISNLKQQLTKKDQELKTLRAGNEEIQRTLEQRDMELKGQSMAALQAEAKARAALEAKEAAEKSRSAKALPSEAPLLPPLAKPGDCYARVFVPPTYKTFTEQVLKQGASERVEVIPAKHEWVEEKVQIQAASERLEVIPAEYGFVEEKVLMKEASTRMEEVPAAFEWVEDRVLVRPAETGWKKGRGLIEKVDNTTGEIMCLVEIPASYRTVKKKVMTKPPSTRVVEIPAEYKTIKRKVVVKPATTRVVEIPAKYSTVKIRKLVSPPEERRISIPAEYQTITRTEQVSEGRLEWRRVLCETNMSPTVISQIQTALLKAGHDPGPIDGIIGQRTLAATKAYQKGKGLAVGALTYRTLESLGVKIAQ
- a CDS encoding trypsin-like peptidase domain-containing protein; this translates as MKRPVWANLCALVMSCSLAVCISGEASAFTPMEGGEIPSSPLTSAAAMTKSSTEVFESASIGSAWPVASGYVVTNNHVISDSKNIVLMTVLGQEIPAWAVMRDEVNDIALLEVNDSHKLPSALPLANSQSRLGASVFTIGFPRVDVMGKTPKLSNGVVSGVNGLRDDPQSYQTTVPIQPGNSGGPLFNMKGEVVGVVKSMLALRDEAQGNLQILDNVSCALKIDCVQNLLTMLPNRSPVIDTLPSHSDTLETLADRLQASVLIVIAR
- a CDS encoding site-specific integrase, whose translation is MKITDAIKYCLEYHKTNSKETTVRSWKFVLSRFERYHGNREINSITSDDILTFLRDFTEGMKRTTKRSRYATLSAFFNLVKNAIDPKLQNACSTPMLRKLYRPAKITHWRIIEKEVVNEIIFRTVDSRDRLLMELMARGGMRVSEVLKLVARDVHGQKLILREPKSGEQTEVVFIPQKIADRLKAYIERRGIRPDQRVFHMTYQGARIIVNKAGKLVGIHLRPHDLRRHAATHASRSGTPIEIVSKVILRHANLSTQRYLGTVTDVEALKWIENAHS